The following proteins are co-located in the Flectobacillus major DSM 103 genome:
- a CDS encoding peptidylglycine monooxygenase — protein sequence MNNQLNRREFMKNTGVLAGAGMIRGTSKPVMPKVGEVIIGHNSHRYKVVAGWGILDAGKNPVNDCHEMVEDAKGRLIMCTNETKNNIVIYDKSGKLLDTWGTTYPGAHGLTIFNEGGEQFLLICDNARHQVIKTDLKGKVIFKIEYPKETGVYDAPNQFVPTETAVNPKNGDIYVADGYGSQYIIQYDAKGRYIRHFGGASNEYTDDKFNCCHGVLVDTRDKANPTLLITDRMNNCWKRFTLDGKFLTVYHLPGTYICRPVLHGDYVFGAAFRSGDSSWNNSGYIQVLDKNMKVVSTPGGSVPTYKDGVLQRQHKDDPHNVFMHPHDVYVDSDENIYIPQWNSQKTYPIKLERLA from the coding sequence ATGAATAATCAATTGAACCGAAGAGAATTTATGAAAAATACAGGTGTTTTGGCTGGTGCAGGCATGATAAGAGGCACCTCTAAGCCTGTAATGCCCAAAGTGGGCGAAGTGATTATTGGGCACAACTCGCATCGCTACAAGGTAGTGGCAGGATGGGGTATACTAGACGCTGGCAAAAATCCCGTAAACGACTGTCATGAAATGGTCGAAGATGCCAAGGGGCGTTTGATTATGTGTACCAACGAAACCAAAAACAATATCGTGATTTATGACAAATCGGGTAAGCTATTAGACACTTGGGGCACTACTTACCCAGGAGCACATGGCCTTACTATTTTTAATGAAGGGGGCGAGCAGTTTTTACTGATATGCGACAATGCTCGACATCAGGTAATCAAAACAGATTTGAAAGGAAAAGTGATTTTCAAAATTGAATATCCCAAAGAAACGGGTGTTTACGATGCTCCTAACCAGTTTGTTCCAACCGAAACGGCCGTCAATCCTAAAAATGGCGATATTTATGTAGCCGATGGATATGGCTCACAATATATTATTCAGTACGATGCCAAAGGACGCTATATTAGGCATTTTGGAGGTGCTTCTAATGAATACACCGACGATAAATTTAATTGCTGTCATGGGGTTTTGGTAGATACCCGTGACAAGGCAAATCCAACCTTGCTTATTACCGACCGCATGAATAACTGTTGGAAACGGTTTACGCTCGATGGAAAATTCTTGACGGTATATCATTTGCCCGGTACTTATATCTGTAGGCCAGTATTGCATGGCGACTATGTATTTGGGGCAGCATTTAGAAGTGGCGATAGCTCGTGGAATAATTCGGGATATATACAGGTACTAGATAAAAACATGAAGGTGGTGTCTACGCCTGGTGGGTCAGTGCCTACGTATAAAGATGGCGTTTTGCAACGTCAACACAAAGATGACCCCCATAATGTATTTATGCACCCCCATGACGTATATGTAGATTCCGACGAAAATATCTATATTCCTCAATGGAATTCTCAAAAAACATATCCCATCAAGCTTGAAAGATTAGCATAA